In Desulfosoma sp., the genomic stretch CTGGCACTCTTCGCCGCTTAACAACTGGTTCCTAGGCGCTTTTTACGTTGGTGCGACCACAATCCTTCTTCGTGAATACCACCCTCTCCATTTCCTTCAAACCGTTCAAAATGATCGGTGCACCGTCTATTTCGGAGCGCCTGTTTCCTATCTTCTTCCCCTTCAGATGGTTCCTAATTTTGACGATTTTGATCTCTCCTCCATGCGAGCTTGGGTCTACGGTGGAGGGCCCATTGCGCCCGAGACCGTTCGAATTCTTCAAAAACGATACAAGAGCGACCGCTTCTATCAGGTCTACGGTATGACTGAAGCCGGACCTACAGGAACGATGCTTCCACCCGAAGCCCACGCCCATAAAGCGGGATCCATCGGGAATAAAGGCCTGCCCGGAACAGATCTTGTGGTCATGAAATCGGAAACAGAGGAGGCTCGTTTCGGGGAGACCGGCGAAATCTGGATCAAAGCCGACTCCATGATGAAGGGCTATTTCAACGATCCTGAAGCCACGATAAAAGCCTTTCATAACGGCTGGTATCGCACCGGCGATGTGGCTCGCATCGACGAAGATGGATACCTCTTTATCGTCGATCGCCTCAAGGACATGATCATCACCGGTGGAGAAAACGTTTACTCCAAAGAAGTAGAAGACGCCCTTGCGGAACATCCCCAGGTCGCACAGGCGGCGGTGATCGGCACGGCCCATCCCGACTGGGGGGAAACGGTTACCGCGGTGATCGTTCCAGCCCCAGGTTCGCAACCCAACGCTGAAGAGCTTACGGCGTTTCTTCAGAGTCGGCTTGCCAAGTACAAGATTCCGAGAATCTTTCATTTCGTGGAGGCCTTGCCCCACACGCCCACGGGTAAAGTGATGAAGTACAAGCTGCGGGAAATGTTCTAGAACCGAAGGAGAAATCATGTTTGAGTGTCTGCTGGATGAGAAGACGCTTCGATGGCGCGACGAAGTGCGGGATTTTGTCAAATCCGTGCCTCGCCAAATGATTCTGGACATGGATGCGGACAAGATCCGTTTTCCCAAAGAATTCCTTCAGGAAGCCGGGCGCAGAAACCTTTTAGGGTGCCGTTACCCCAAGCGATGGGGCGGCCGTGACATGGATTGGGTGAGCACCTGCGTGGCCATGGAGGAGGTCGGCGCGCTGGGCTATATTTTTGCGTGTACCTTCGGGGTTGGCGCCGAATTGGTTTGTGACGCCATTGTTCTTCACGGCACAGACACCCAAAAGGAACGCTATGTCGCGCCTCTGCTCAAAGGAGAAATCTTTGCCGCCGAATGCCTGACGGAACCTCGAGGCGGATCCGACTTTTTCGGTACCACCACCACCGCGGTGGACAAGGGAGATTATTTCATCCTCAACGGTCAAAAGCGTTTCATTGTCGGCGGCGAAGGTGCCGATTATTTTTTGGTATACGCTCGCACAGATCCCAAGGCCAAACCCCACGAAGGAATCACTTGTTTTATCGTGGATCGAGGTCCCGGCGTGGAAACCGCCTATCACTACGGGCTCATGGGCTGCCGCGGCGGCGGCACCAGCCGCTTGGTTTTTAAGGACGTGAAGGTTCCAAAGGAAAACATTTTGGGGCACCTCCATGGAGGTTTTGAAGTCTTCAAGACCATGATGATTCCCGAGCGTTTGGGCACAGCCGCCATGACCATTGGAGCGGCACGGCCGGCTCTTGAAGTGGCCACCGGGTATTCGACGCGTCGCAAAGCTTTCGGAAGACCTATTCATGAGTTCCAAGGGGTCAGTTTCCAGGTGGCCGAAGCCGTGATGCTTTTGGACGCATCCCGCGCCATGGTGCATGCCACGGCCCAAGCTGTGGACCGCAAAGCACCCTCGGCCACGTTGCGACGTCTTATTTCGGAAACGAAAAAGTTTGTGACCGAATCCTGCCAAAAGGTGGTCCATAACGCCATGCAGGTGATGGGTGGCATCGGGTACACCACGGTTTTTCCTGTGGAACGTATTTATCGGGATCTGCGGCTGGCGTCCATATGGACCGGAACCAACGAAATCATGGCCACCATTATCGCCCATGAATGGTACAAGGAATACTGGGCCATGAAAGAAGCACGCCTGACGCGTGATGTGGAACGAGACGCCCCCGGCGCCGACGACGTGGAAGAAAAGGTTTATGAGTAGCGAGTGGACATGTGTATCCGCCCGCACTTACCGCCTTGCCGTCACAAGACGGCCCCAACCGGGGATGTCTTCATGGCTGCGAGGATAAAGGAGGGGCAGGGGTATCAAGAAAGCCCATGCGGGTCCAATAACGCCCGTGGTGTACGTGCACTTCGATAGGGACTTGAAAAGCCGAGGACAAGACGGAACCGGAAAGCACCTGCTCTTTTGGGCCGCTGGCCACACAACGCCCATTTTGCAAAACCAACACATGAGAGAAAACGGGCATGATTTCTTCCAGATGATGGGTGACCAAAACGAGGGTGGGTCCTTGAGGGTCCCGGCCCATGCGGTCCAGGGTTTCCAGGAGTTGTTCTCGAGCGACCATATCCAGCCCGGAACAGGGTTCGTCCAAGATGAGAAGCCTCGGACCAGCCATCAGGGCACGGGCGATGAGCACCCTTTGTTTTTCCCCCTGAGAAAGCACGCCGTAAGGGCTATGAAGAACCGAGGCACAGCCCATGACTTCGGCAAGTCTTTCGGCCTTACGCTCGTCTTGTGAGGAAGGTTTTTCGAAAACGCCGATGGAAGCGAACTTCCCGCCGATAATCAGGTCCAGGGGTTTTTGATGCGGCGGGACGTGTTCTTGCAGGAAAGATCCCACCCACCCGATTTCCTTACGTAATTCTCGAAGATCGACGGAACCGAACCGGCGTCCCAGCACTGTGATGGATCCTCGGGTGGGCCATAGATAGCCCGCGAGCAGCAAAAGGAGCGAGGTTTTTCCCGACCCATTGGCCCCCAGGACCACCCAGTGTTCTGCAGGATTCAATCGCCAAGTGATATCGGTAAGAATGGATCGGCGAGATCGCACCAGGTGAACCCCTTCGAAGGCGATCCAGAGTCCCTGGTTTCCATTGTCCACGGTGTGTTCGAACTCCTGAGTTTTAGGCATAATCTGAGGGCCGGTCATTCTTTCCATCGCACAACCACTTTGCCGAAATGTTTTCCTTCACGGACGTAAAGGTGAGCCGCCTCCACGTCCTGCACTGCAAAAATCTTATCCACGATGGGACGAACCGTCCCCTTTTCCAGAAGGGGCAAAATCTCTTCTCGGCATCGCTGAATGACGGCCGTTTTTTCCGCGTGGGATCGGCTCCGCAGCACGGAACCGATGATTCGAATTCTTTTGGTCAAGAGTGGAGCCAAGGAACACGTCGCGTGGTGTCCTCCCATAAGCCCGATGAGCACAAGGCGGCCTTTGGAAGCCAGGATCTTTAAATGTTTTTCCAGATAGGGAGCTCCGATGAAATCCAAAACGACATCCACACCTCGGCCCTGAGTCCAGGAAAGCACGGCTTCCGCGAAATCTTCGCGTGTGTACTGAATAACCAGGTCAGCTCCAAGCCAACGACATTTTTCAGCTTTCCAGTCACTACCGCAGGTGGTCGCCACATGGAGCCCATAGACTTTGGCCAACTGAATGGCAGCCGTCCCCACACCGCTTCCGCCGCCGTGCACTAAAAGCGTTTCTCCGGGCTTCGCCTTGGCTTCGTCAAAAATGTTGGTATGCGCCACCACGAAAACTTCGGCCGCCGCCGCTGCCTCCACAAAGGAAAGATTTTCCGGCACCGGAAGTAAATGATCGGCAGGTACAGCCGCATACCGAGCATAGCCGCCTCCAGCCACAATCCCAAAAACCCGATCCCCTTCCGCCCAGGGAACATCCTCGGAACCCCGACGCACCACATACCCGGCCAAATCCAGACCGAGGATCGAAGAAGCCCCGGGTGGCGGAGGATACAATCCGCGACGCTGCAACAGATCCGCTCGATTCACGGAAAAGGCTTCCACCTGCACCAACACTTCACCGGCCTTCGGCTCAGGCATGGGGACATGGCCCAAGCTCAAGGTATTCCAGCTCCCGGGCTCTCCGGTTTCCTCAACGAGCACAGCAGGCATCATCCTTTCCATCAGCCTATCTCCCCTTTTTCTGCAAAGGAATAATAGCGGTCTCCCGCCAGGATGATGTGGTCGTGCACGGTGATATCCAGATCTTGCAGCAGGCGTTTGAGCTTCAAGGTCAGTTGCCGGTCCGCGGCGGAAGGTTCCGGGTCCCCGCTGGGATGGTTGTGTGCGAAAATGACGGCCGTCGCTCGATGCTTCAAAGCGGCTTCCACCACCAGCCTGGGAAAGACGGCCGTGCGATTCACGGTTCCTTCCTGAATGCGTTCCACAGCGATGAGCCCGTTCTGGCTGTTGAGAGCCAACAGGCAAAACACCTCGACGCGTTCCGCTTCAAAATGTCCCTTGAGGTATTCCACTGCCTCCTGGGTCGAACTAAGGGTCTTTACCGATCGCCAGCGATCCTTTCGGTAGCGCTCCACAAGCCGTGGGATCAAGGCCAGGAGCATGGCCGAATGGATCCCGATGCCGGAGACGGCGGTGAGTTCTTTTGGCGAGGCATCCAAAACGGCGGAAAGGGAATGAAAATGCTCGAGCAGCGCTTTGGCCGTCGGTTTTACATCGCGTCTGGGAATGGCATAGGTCAGCAAGAGCTCCAAGACTTCATGGTCGTGAAAGGCGTCCAAACCTCCCGTCAAGAAGCGTTCTCGAAGACGTCGACGATGTCCTTCAGCTCCCAAAGCGGTCATTTTTCTCTAACTCGGCCACTTTTTGTTTGAGGGAGTCCAAAAGATCGTTCACCGATCGATTCACCAGAAAACTTTCGAATTGCGACCGGTAGTTACTTACGTAGCTGATGCCTTCAATGACCACGTCGTAAACCATCCATCGGTCGCCGCTTTGAATCATGCGGTATTCAACGACCACATCCTGATTCTGGTACCGCACCCGCGTCTTGACAAGAGCAAAGCGGCCTTCCACACGCTCTTCCTCGTAGCGCACAACCTCATCTTCCCCGCACGTATAAGTGTCCACCTTTCCAATATAGGTAAAGTACAAAAGATCCTTAAAAAGGCTGACAAATTCCGTTCGCTGTTCGGGATTTAGACTTCTCCAGTGTCGGCCCAAAGAGCGTTTCGCCGCCTCTTCAAAATCCACATATTCCATGGCAATGGACCGAACGGCTTCACGTCTTGCCTTGATGTGTTCCGGACTGTCCGTTCCGCATGTATGCAACACATGAAGCGCCCGTTCGGTCGCGTTCTTGATGACGTCCGTGGGCTTGGTTTGAGCCGGTGCCGACGACACAAACCAAAGCACCGCAAAAGCCACCATAAGCACCCTTATGACAACCCGCATTTCCCCTCGCTCCTGGCTTTTCATGAACCTACCTCCCCATGAAATCTTCCCGACTTTGTGCCTTGTTAATGCACCTTATCATCTGTTGTAAAGACCTGTGAAACCTTCAGAGCACTTCAAGAAAGGCGCATTTAAGGTACCTCGTTTCCGGCATACCTAAGAGAACCGGATGATCCAAAGCCTGACCGCGTGCTTCCAAAAGCCTTAAGGATCTCCCCGCCGCTTGACCGGCTCGAAGCAGCATCTCGTAAAAAGCTTCCTCTCGAAGGTGAAACGAACACGAACATGTGACCAAAAGGCCCCCTCGACGCAAAGCCAGCATGGCACGACGATTGAGGTCCGTATATCCCCTGACGGCATTGGGAAGCGCTTTCTTGGTCTTGGCGAAAGCCGGAGGGTCCATGATGATCACGTCGTAGCTTTCCCTTGGTGTCCGTTTCAGAAAATCAAGAACATCACTGACCTGAAAATGACATCGGTCCTTCAATTGATTCACCTCGGCATCCTTGGCCGCTCTTTTTACCGCATCCTGCGACGCATCCACACCCAGGACCCGCACGGCTCCGGCCTGCGCCGCCACCAGGCTCCATAGCCCCTGATAACAAAACAAATCCAGCACCTCGGCTCCCACAACATAGCGACGAAGAGCCTCTCGATTGTCCCGCTGATCCAAGAAGAGACCGGTCTTTTGCCCTTCCAAAAGATCCACCTGAACCGTCAAGCCGTGCACAGAAACGGAAAACGAATGGTCCAGGGTTCCCTGAAGAATCCTTTTTTCCAGAGGCAAGCCCTCCAAAGCGCGGGCTGAGACATCGTTTCGAGCCACCACGGCGTGGGGCTGAAACAGACGCATGAGCGCCTCACAGACCATCGATTCCACGGCCGCCATCCCCGCCGTGGTCACTTGCATCACCCATGCCGAATCATAGCGATCCACCACAAGTCCCGGAAGCCCGTCGGATTCTCCATAAACCGCCCGGTAAACCCGTCGCCCTGGGTAAAGTTTCTCTCGAAAAGCCACAGCTTTTTGAAGTCTTTCGGCAAAAAAATCCGGCGACGGCACCATGTTCGATGGACCCACAAGGCGACAGGCGATCAGGCAATGGGGATTCACATAACCTGTGCCCCAATGCCGGCCCGATGTGGACACCACCTGCACCCACTCCCCCGGTGTAAACATTTTCAGAGGACTTTCCACTTCATTGCTGAAAA encodes the following:
- a CDS encoding long-chain-fatty-acid--CoA ligase; protein product: MNLREMLDRNARKFANKEAIRSQGQAMSFSELKEKAERAAAVFQAYGLRPGDTAAVMSQNTPHFVVVFFGLQKAGVAVVPVNHKLAPPEVQYILEHSKARLFLFDGALAHVAEALSLPIPAVSMDTPVPQRPFLEDLLTDAPALTPVPVEDDDTAEILYTSGTTGKPKGCVLTHRSVVMAAITGALALKMDEKDRLLMAMPIWHSSPLNNWFLGAFYVGATTILLREYHPLHFLQTVQNDRCTVYFGAPVSYLLPLQMVPNFDDFDLSSMRAWVYGGGPIAPETVRILQKRYKSDRFYQVYGMTEAGPTGTMLPPEAHAHKAGSIGNKGLPGTDLVVMKSETEEARFGETGEIWIKADSMMKGYFNDPEATIKAFHNGWYRTGDVARIDEDGYLFIVDRLKDMIITGGENVYSKEVEDALAEHPQVAQAAVIGTAHPDWGETVTAVIVPAPGSQPNAEELTAFLQSRLAKYKIPRIFHFVEALPHTPTGKVMKYKLREMF
- a CDS encoding class I SAM-dependent rRNA methyltransferase; this translates as MQGLVINKSCERRLLQGHRWVFSNEVESPLKMFTPGEWVQVVSTSGRHWGTGYVNPHCLIACRLVGPSNMVPSPDFFAERLQKAVAFREKLYPGRRVYRAVYGESDGLPGLVVDRYDSAWVMQVTTAGMAAVESMVCEALMRLFQPHAVVARNDVSARALEGLPLEKRILQGTLDHSFSVSVHGLTVQVDLLEGQKTGLFLDQRDNREALRRYVVGAEVLDLFCYQGLWSLVAAQAGAVRVLGVDASQDAVKRAAKDAEVNQLKDRCHFQVSDVLDFLKRTPRESYDVIIMDPPAFAKTKKALPNAVRGYTDLNRRAMLALRRGGLLVTCSCSFHLREEAFYEMLLRAGQAAGRSLRLLEARGQALDHPVLLGMPETRYLKCAFLEVL
- a CDS encoding acyl-CoA dehydrogenase family protein produces the protein MFECLLDEKTLRWRDEVRDFVKSVPRQMILDMDADKIRFPKEFLQEAGRRNLLGCRYPKRWGGRDMDWVSTCVAMEEVGALGYIFACTFGVGAELVCDAIVLHGTDTQKERYVAPLLKGEIFAAECLTEPRGGSDFFGTTTTAVDKGDYFILNGQKRFIVGGEGADYFLVYARTDPKAKPHEGITCFIVDRGPGVETAYHYGLMGCRGGGTSRLVFKDVKVPKENILGHLHGGFEVFKTMMIPERLGTAAMTIGAARPALEVATGYSTRRKAFGRPIHEFQGVSFQVAEAVMLLDASRAMVHATAQAVDRKAPSATLRRLISETKKFVTESCQKVVHNAMQVMGGIGYTTVFPVERIYRDLRLASIWTGTNEIMATIIAHEWYKEYWAMKEARLTRDVERDAPGADDVEEKVYE
- a CDS encoding ABC transporter ATP-binding protein; the protein is MERMTGPQIMPKTQEFEHTVDNGNQGLWIAFEGVHLVRSRRSILTDITWRLNPAEHWVVLGANGSGKTSLLLLLAGYLWPTRGSITVLGRRFGSVDLRELRKEIGWVGSFLQEHVPPHQKPLDLIIGGKFASIGVFEKPSSQDERKAERLAEVMGCASVLHSPYGVLSQGEKQRVLIARALMAGPRLLILDEPCSGLDMVAREQLLETLDRMGRDPQGPTLVLVTHHLEEIMPVFSHVLVLQNGRCVASGPKEQVLSGSVLSSAFQVPIEVHVHHGRYWTRMGFLDTPAPPLSSQP
- a CDS encoding NAD(P)H-quinone oxidoreductase, whose protein sequence is MERMMPAVLVEETGEPGSWNTLSLGHVPMPEPKAGEVLVQVEAFSVNRADLLQRRGLYPPPPGASSILGLDLAGYVVRRGSEDVPWAEGDRVFGIVAGGGYARYAAVPADHLLPVPENLSFVEAAAAAEVFVVAHTNIFDEAKAKPGETLLVHGGGSGVGTAAIQLAKVYGLHVATTCGSDWKAEKCRWLGADLVIQYTREDFAEAVLSWTQGRGVDVVLDFIGAPYLEKHLKILASKGRLVLIGLMGGHHATCSLAPLLTKRIRIIGSVLRSRSHAEKTAVIQRCREEILPLLEKGTVRPIVDKIFAVQDVEAAHLYVREGKHFGKVVVRWKE
- the radC gene encoding DNA repair protein RadC, whose amino-acid sequence is MTALGAEGHRRRLRERFLTGGLDAFHDHEVLELLLTYAIPRRDVKPTAKALLEHFHSLSAVLDASPKELTAVSGIGIHSAMLLALIPRLVERYRKDRWRSVKTLSSTQEAVEYLKGHFEAERVEVFCLLALNSQNGLIAVERIQEGTVNRTAVFPRLVVEAALKHRATAVIFAHNHPSGDPEPSAADRQLTLKLKRLLQDLDITVHDHIILAGDRYYSFAEKGEIG
- a CDS encoding ABC transporter substrate-binding protein, producing MKSQERGEMRVVIRVLMVAFAVLWFVSSAPAQTKPTDVIKNATERALHVLHTCGTDSPEHIKARREAVRSIAMEYVDFEEAAKRSLGRHWRSLNPEQRTEFVSLFKDLLYFTYIGKVDTYTCGEDEVVRYEEERVEGRFALVKTRVRYQNQDVVVEYRMIQSGDRWMVYDVVIEGISYVSNYRSQFESFLVNRSVNDLLDSLKQKVAELEKNDRFGS